The window GCCGTGTTCATCGACGGGGTTTATCGCTCGCGCACGGGCGCGGGACTCAACGAACTGGGTGAGATCGAGCGGGTCGAAGTGCTGCGCGGGCCGCAGGGCACATTGTTTGGCCGCAACGCGTCGGCGGGCCTTATCAACGTCGTCAGCAAGGCGCCCGAGTTCGAGCTTGGGGGCAAGGCCGAGATCACTTACGGCAATTATGACTATTGGCGGCTGGCGGGGCGGATTACCGGCCCGGTCAGCGACAAGCTGGCGCTCAGCCTGGATGGCGTATGGTCAAAGCGCGACGGCTTTTTCGATCTGGTCGACGCCAGCGGCGACAAGGTGGGGGAAACCAACGATCGCGACCGGTATTTCGTGCGCGGACAGGCTTTGTTCGAACCCAATGACGCGCTGTCGATCCGGCTGATCGGCGACTATACCAATCGCGACGAAAGCTGTTGCGGCGCGGCCTATATCGAAACGCGTGAACGGCTGCCGGTCGCGGGCGGTGGTTACAGCACCGCGCCCTTCAATCGCATCGCTGCGATCCTGGCCGGGCAAGGCAGCGTTTTCCCGGCCGATCCCTATGACCGCAACCTGACCATCACGCCGGGTCGCGACTATGTCAGCAAGGTCAAGGATTGGGGCGTTTCGGGCGAGGTGAATTACGACCTTGGCGGGACGAAGCTGACCAGCATCACGGCCTATCGCGATTATAAGAGCCAGGATTATGGCGATTATGATTATAGCGGCGCGGACCTGCTGTATCGCGATTCCAATACCTATCGGCAGTTCCGCACCTTCACGCAGGAATTGCGCGCGCAGGGTTCGGCGTTCAATGACGTGCTCGACTGGCTCGTTGGCGGCTATTACGCGCATGAAAAGCTGACGCTGGAGGACAATATCGTCTTCGGTGCGGATTATGGCCGTTTCGCCGCCTGCCGGTTGATGGCGGGCGCAGGGGCGAACAGCAACCTGACCGCGCAGCAACTGGCGGCATGCGGCAGCGGGCTTGCCACCGGCGCGCTGATCACGGGTACGGAGGCGCAGTTGAATGCTGGCCTGATCAATGCGGGGGTTCCCGCATTGCAGGCGGGCGCGATTTCGGCGGGCCTTGGCAACGGTTTGCGGGCTCTGGCGGCCATCCCGTCCGGGTCGGGCGACGTTTCTTCGGTCTATCGTCAGAAGAGCGAGAATTGGGCGCTCTTCACGCACAATATCATTCACATCACCAAGCAGATCGATCTGACGCTGGGCCTGCGTTACACGCATGAAAGCAAGCGTTTTTCGGCTGACTTCAACAACAATAATGCAACCTGCGCGGCGTTGCAGGGATCGAGCCTGCCGACATTGGCCACCAACCCGGCGCTGGGTAGCGCGGCGGCGCTGGCAGGCGGTATCCTGACGCTTGGGTGCCTTGGCAACAGTTCGACCGGCCTCAACGCGCTCAATCTGAACGACCGGATCAGCGACGGGGAGCTTTCCGGCACCGCCGTCCTGTCATGGAAGCCAGTGGATGAGCTGCTGGTCTATGGCAGCTATTCCAAGGGCTATAAGGCGGGGGGCTATAATCTCGACCGTTTCCAGCTGGGATCGACCGGCCTCAATCCCGTGCCTGCGGTCTTTGCGCCGCGGAGCAATGCGGATGTGACCAGCCTGCGCTTTGCCGCGGAGAAGGTCGACGCGTTCGAGATCGGCCTGAAATATACCCAGCCCAAATGGAGCGCCAACATCGCGGCGTTCCGGCAGGAGTTCAAGAATTTCCAGCTGAACACCTTCAACGGCACCAGTTTCGTCGTGCAGAACATCAACGGTTGTGACGGCGCGCTGTCGGCAGGCCGGACCTGCGCCAGCGACGATGTCGGGCCGGGGCTGATCAGCCAGGGCGTCGAACTGGAACTGGCGGCGACGCCGGCGCGCAATGTCCGCGTGGCGGGCGGGTTTACCTATGCGCGGGCGAAGTTCGCCAACCGGCTGGTCGGCAGCAGCAGCGGCGCGGTGCCGCTGGATCCTGCGCTGTTCCTGTTGCCCGGATCGATCAATTCGCAGGCGCCCGAAGTCGTGACGACGGTCAGCGCGTCCTGGACGCCGGAGCTGGGCTCCAACGGCCTGTCGGCGCTTTTCTACATCGACGGGCGCATGACCAGCGACTTCAACACCGGGTCGGACCTGTTCCCCGAAAAGCGGCAGAATGGCTTTGCGGTGTTCAACGCGCGCGTCGGCCTTCGCGGGCCGCAGCAGCGTTGGGCGGTGGAATTCTGGGGCCAGAATATCTTCAACCAGGATTATACGCAGGTCGCCTTCAGCAGCCCGCTGCAATCGAGCAGTCCGGGAACGTCCACCACCGGGCAGTTTGCGCAGGGCGCGCCGATGGCGAACCAACTGATCTCTGCCTATCTGGCCGAACCTCGCACCTACGGCATCACGTTGCGCGGGAGTTTCTGATCATGCCCCGTCCGCTCGCGGGAAGCGAGCGGACGGGCGCTGGCCGTTCCCCGAACAGGGCGGTGCCCACGCGGATATCGGTCGCGCCCAGCATGATCGCCGTTTCAAAATCGCCCGACATGCCCATGGAGAGGCGATCGACGCCTTCTTCGCGCGCGATCTTTGCCAGCAGCGCGAAATAGGGGGCGGGCTCCACATCGGCGGGGGGCACGCACATCAGGCCTGCGACCGGAATGTCGGCGTCGCGCGCGGCGCGCAGCAGGGCTGGCGTGTCGGCGATGGGACAGCCGCCCTTTTGTTCTTCCGCGCCGATATTGACCTGTATGAAGCAGGGCAGGCGTTTTCCGGCCGCATCCATCGCCCTGGCGAGCGCGGTAAGCAGGGACGGGCGGTCGAGCGAATGGATGACGTCGAACAATGCAACCGCGTCCGCCGCCTTGTTCGATTGCAGCTGGCCGACGAGGTGCAGCACGATATCGGGCGTTTCGGCGCGCAGTTCGGGCCATTTGCCCTGCGCTTCCTGGACCCGGTTCTCGCCGAATGCGCGTTGCCCGGCGTCGATCAGGGGACGGATGGCGGCGGCATCCTGCGTTTTCGAGACGGCGATCAGATTGATGTCGTCGGCGGTGCGGCCGGTGAGGCGCGCGGCGCGCCCCATGGTTTCGCGCACGGCGTTCAGGCGCTCTGCGGCTTCGATGCTTTCGGTCGTCATGGCGGCTGCTATAGGCGAGGGCGATGACAGGCCGCTACGCCAAAAATTTGCCCTCTATATGGCTCGTGACTGACGAACGGGTTCCCGCTGCGACTTTGGTGGAGAGCGCGGCCCGTTTGCCTCGGGGGCGGGGGGGCGTCCTGTTTCGGCATCATGCAAGCGGAATGGCCGAGCGGCGGGCGCTGTTCGATCGGATTGCTGCGATCGCGCGGCGGCGGCGGCTGGTGCTGCTGCTGGCGGGACCGGCGCGGCAGGCGGCGGCCTGGGGCGCGGATGGATGGCATGGTCGGTCGGTCGGTGGTGCGGCGCGCCTGTTGCTGCACAGCATGGCGGTGCATGATGCGCGGGAATTGCGGGACGCGGCGCGGCGGGGGGCCGATCTTGTCTTTCTGTCGCCGCTGTTCCCGACTCGCTCGCATCCGGGGGGCAGGGTGCTGGGCCGCGCGAAATTCGCGGCATTGGCGCTTAGGGCTGGCATGCCGGTGATTGCGCTGGGCGGGGTTCAGGCGAAGCACGAGCATATGTTGCGTGGGATCGGCGCGGCCGGGTGGGCTGCTATCGATGGGCTGACTGCCGTGGGCGGCGTAGGATGATGCCGAGGTGGTACGACGGTGATGGGTGGATAGTGGACTGGCCGGTATGAAGCCATTCAAGTAAAACGCTGCCCTTGCTCGAAGGGGGAGCCTCCTGTGTTTGATTCGGTCGGCGCGTTCACTAAGCAATTTACGCCTGTAGAAGGCG of the Sphingobium herbicidovorans genome contains:
- a CDS encoding TonB-dependent receptor, whose protein sequence is MSKKNLWLLSAGVVALAGSVSHVQAQETAVQDVADEENVIIVTATRRASPLSDVPIAVSAVTAQAMQNSGASDIRTLNQLAPSLLVSSTGSEANASARIRGIGTVGDNPGLESSVAVFIDGVYRSRTGAGLNELGEIERVEVLRGPQGTLFGRNASAGLINVVSKAPEFELGGKAEITYGNYDYWRLAGRITGPVSDKLALSLDGVWSKRDGFFDLVDASGDKVGETNDRDRYFVRGQALFEPNDALSIRLIGDYTNRDESCCGAAYIETRERLPVAGGGYSTAPFNRIAAILAGQGSVFPADPYDRNLTITPGRDYVSKVKDWGVSGEVNYDLGGTKLTSITAYRDYKSQDYGDYDYSGADLLYRDSNTYRQFRTFTQELRAQGSAFNDVLDWLVGGYYAHEKLTLEDNIVFGADYGRFAACRLMAGAGANSNLTAQQLAACGSGLATGALITGTEAQLNAGLINAGVPALQAGAISAGLGNGLRALAAIPSGSGDVSSVYRQKSENWALFTHNIIHITKQIDLTLGLRYTHESKRFSADFNNNNATCAALQGSSLPTLATNPALGSAAALAGGILTLGCLGNSSTGLNALNLNDRISDGELSGTAVLSWKPVDELLVYGSYSKGYKAGGYNLDRFQLGSTGLNPVPAVFAPRSNADVTSLRFAAEKVDAFEIGLKYTQPKWSANIAAFRQEFKNFQLNTFNGTSFVVQNINGCDGALSAGRTCASDDVGPGLISQGVELELAATPARNVRVAGGFTYARAKFANRLVGSSSGAVPLDPALFLLPGSINSQAPEVVTTVSASWTPELGSNGLSALFYIDGRMTSDFNTGSDLFPEKRQNGFAVFNARVGLRGPQQRWAVEFWGQNIFNQDYTQVAFSSPLQSSSPGTSTTGQFAQGAPMANQLISAYLAEPRTYGITLRGSF
- a CDS encoding YggS family pyridoxal phosphate-dependent enzyme → MTTESIEAAERLNAVRETMGRAARLTGRTADDINLIAVSKTQDAAAIRPLIDAGQRAFGENRVQEAQGKWPELRAETPDIVLHLVGQLQSNKAADAVALFDVIHSLDRPSLLTALARAMDAAGKRLPCFIQVNIGAEEQKGGCPIADTPALLRAARDADIPVAGLMCVPPADVEPAPYFALLAKIAREEGVDRLSMGMSGDFETAIMLGATDIRVGTALFGERPAPVRSLPASGRGMIRNSRAT
- a CDS encoding thiamine phosphate synthase, producing MTGRYAKNLPSIWLVTDERVPAATLVESAARLPRGRGGVLFRHHASGMAERRALFDRIAAIARRRRLVLLLAGPARQAAAWGADGWHGRSVGGAARLLLHSMAVHDARELRDAARRGADLVFLSPLFPTRSHPGGRVLGRAKFAALALRAGMPVIALGGVQAKHEHMLRGIGAAGWAAIDGLTAVGGVG